TAGAGGAATTAAAAATTTAAAAAGAGTTCCTAAAGCTGAATTTAATCTCTTAGTTTCACCTTGGCTTGGATTAAATAATGTTAAAAAACTTGAAAGTAAATTTGGAACTCCTTATCTTCATTATCCAGTACTACCAATAGGGGCAGCAGAGACAAGTAAGTTTTTACGAGCAGTTGGAGAGTTTGCTAAAATTGATAAGAAAAAAGTAGAGGAAATTATAGAGAAGCAGGAAAAAGAATACTATTACTATATAGAAAGATTTGCAGATGTATTCCTAGAAACTCGTGTAATGGCAAAACGTTTTGTTGTGGTTTCAGATTCTCAATATTCTCTTGCAATAACAAAATTTTTAGTTAATGATTTAGGATTATTTCCGGCTAAACAATATATTATTGATGATGCTCCAGAAAAATATAGGAAATCTATAGAAGGTTATTTTAAAGAATTAAATTATGATATAGAAGCGGAAGTTGAATTCTCTGTTGATGGGTATAAAATTCATGATGAAATAAGAAATACAGATTATCATGGGTATCCCTTAATATTAGGCAGTTCCTGGGAAAAGAAAGTGGCAAAACAAACAGATGCTCATTATTTGTCTATTTCATGGCCAATAAATGAAAGATTGGTTATAAATAGCTCATATGTAGGATATGCAGGAGGACTTAAACTTTTAGAAGATATTTATTCTGTGGTTCTTACTAGATTTAATTAAAGAATCAAAATTTAGATAGAGAATATGTTTCTAATAAAACAGAGGCATATTCTTTTTTCATAAGAGAATCATAGAATTTATTAAAATTATTTGATAAGAAAGGAAGGATATTATGAGTTATGAAAAAAGCATTTTTGAAAAGACCAAAAAGGAAGATTACTTGAGAGAAGCAATTGCTATAGCTGCATTTATTGAAACAAGAAGGGTAACTACTTCTAATGGGATTTATTGGTCTCTTGAGGATGCAAGTAAAGGAAAAGATATATATTATGATGAAATATGTTTATATGCTGGAAGCTCAGGAATAATTCACTATTTACTTCAATTGTGGAAGGTAACAAGTGATAAGAAATATTTAGAGGCATGTAAGGAAGCAGCAAGCTATATTTTATATCGTTGGAAAAATAATCAAGAGTTGGGGAAGAATTTTTCAAAGTGGGCATTTTCTACTGGTTATTCAGGAGTAGGCTACGTAATTCTAGAATTGTACAATGTAACAAAAGATATAAATTATATGAATTTAGTAGTAGAAATAATAGAAAAAATAATAAAAGAAGCAAAACCAGCTGTAAATGGAAATGGATTTTATTGGTCAACTGCATATAAAGGTATTGTAGGAGATTCAGGAACTTTATTATTTTTACTATATGCAGCAGATAAACTTAATCAAAGTAAGTGGAAAGAGTTTGCTATAATAGCAGGCAAGTCCTTTTTATCGGAAAGTAAAAAATATGATAAAGGTGGTAGATATTATATAGGGATTGATCCTGCTTATTTTGGCTTTACAGAGGATTATATTGATCCGAATTTTCCTATGGGAACAGCTGGAATAGGCTATACTCTTTTAAGATTATATGAAGAAAGCGGAGATAAAAGTTTTCTTCAAGCTGTAGAAGGTCTTCAAGAATTTTATGAAGCTATCGCTTTAGAAGATGGAGATGGAGCATTAATGCCATACTCACTTCCAAATGTACGGAATCTGTTCTATTTAGGAT
The window above is part of the Clostridium saccharoperbutylacetonicum N1-4(HMT) genome. Proteins encoded here:
- a CDS encoding nitrogenase component 1, which produces MAKILDQPRYKCALAAMQTVQSIDGAIPILHAGPGCGAKLGGGAGNSGHFSHNIFPCTNISEKEVVFGGEKKLREIVENSLKVIDAELYVVLTSCTSEVIGDDAEEIARSFREKGKPVIFSSTPGFKGNNYLGHEWVIDAIIDQYLESSDEKIKGLVNIWAGIPLHDPFWLGNLRELEKLIEQLGLIPNTIFGHDRGIKNLKRVPKAEFNLLVSPWLGLNNVKKLESKFGTPYLHYPVLPIGAAETSKFLRAVGEFAKIDKKKVEEIIEKQEKEYYYYIERFADVFLETRVMAKRFVVVSDSQYSLAITKFLVNDLGLFPAKQYIIDDAPEKYRKSIEGYFKELNYDIEAEVEFSVDGYKIHDEIRNTDYHGYPLILGSSWEKKVAKQTDAHYLSISWPINERLVINSSYVGYAGGLKLLEDIYSVVLTRFN
- a CDS encoding lanthionine synthetase LanC family protein, with product MSYEKSIFEKTKKEDYLREAIAIAAFIETRRVTTSNGIYWSLEDASKGKDIYYDEICLYAGSSGIIHYLLQLWKVTSDKKYLEACKEAASYILYRWKNNQELGKNFSKWAFSTGYSGVGYVILELYNVTKDINYMNLVVEIIEKIIKEAKPAVNGNGFYWSTAYKGIVGDSGTLLFLLYAADKLNQSKWKEFAIIAGKSFLSESKKYDKGGRYYIGIDPAYFGFTEDYIDPNFPMGTAGIGYTLLRLYEESGDKSFLQAVEGLQEFYEAIALEDGDGALMPYSLPNVRNLFYLGYCHGPVGTARFFYKLYKITNDPKSIQWHDKLINGIIKTGAPEKHSPGYWYTHNQCCGTSGMTNLFLGVWAENGEKKYLEYAIRTGEQLLGYAYHSYENNELQTKWYQAIDRVSPDRVSTAIGLYNGAAGIGWALLQLYLAEEGKFQVARALDDPYPLYR